The Spirosoma foliorum genome has a window encoding:
- a CDS encoding class I SAM-dependent methyltransferase, giving the protein MTAEQASSLLQNTYIKTGRSMVWADLGAGSGTFTLALAGLLPPGSTIYAIDTNKAALKAIPAFHNQVKLETYAMDFTREELPLPKLDGFLMANALHYVSDQVAFLEKMNKYLGDLSYFLAVEYDTDQPIPTWVPYPVSYHALTNLVKRTGYQTLHKLGEQTSIYGRAKLYSALAVRGQGH; this is encoded by the coding sequence ATGACGGCAGAACAGGCTTCGAGCCTATTACAGAATACGTATATTAAGACCGGGCGCAGTATGGTATGGGCCGATTTGGGCGCAGGAAGCGGTACGTTTACCCTGGCGTTGGCGGGTTTACTACCGCCCGGCAGCACTATTTATGCAATTGATACCAATAAAGCTGCGCTTAAGGCCATCCCGGCATTTCATAATCAGGTGAAGCTAGAAACGTATGCCATGGATTTCACTCGCGAGGAACTTCCACTCCCCAAACTAGATGGATTCCTGATGGCGAACGCCCTGCATTACGTGTCGGACCAGGTTGCCTTTCTGGAAAAAATGAATAAGTACCTCGGAGATCTAAGCTATTTTCTGGCTGTAGAATACGATACCGATCAACCAATTCCGACCTGGGTGCCCTATCCGGTAAGCTATCATGCATTAACTAATTTGGTTAAACGTACTGGCTATCAGACGCTCCATAAGTTGGGAGAGCAGACATCTATTTATGGCAGGGCTAAGCTATACAGTGCGTTAGCTGTTCGTGGGCAGGGTCATTAG
- a CDS encoding RNA polymerase sigma factor, translating to MTDSMSDEEMIRQYLTSQPNHCFETLYNRYVNKVYRRCLSMTKDPSKAEDFTHDIFLKVFNRLEAFQERSSFSTWLYAISYNYCSDQLRIAKRSNFITTEEELNQNIPESEEGQVHEETVQLINRVLAQLSHKERSLLRLKYEDELSINEIAELYELNPSTVKMRLKRSRDKIQRLYAQLYHS from the coding sequence ATGACTGATTCAATGAGCGATGAGGAGATGATCCGTCAGTACCTAACCAGTCAGCCAAATCACTGTTTCGAGACGCTTTATAATCGTTACGTCAACAAAGTCTATCGTCGCTGTTTATCTATGACGAAAGACCCGTCAAAAGCGGAAGATTTTACCCACGATATTTTCCTGAAGGTATTTAACCGATTAGAGGCTTTTCAGGAGCGATCAAGTTTTTCTACCTGGTTGTACGCCATTTCCTATAACTACTGTTCCGATCAGCTTCGTATAGCCAAGCGATCTAATTTTATCACCACTGAGGAGGAACTCAATCAGAATATTCCCGAATCCGAAGAGGGGCAGGTGCACGAAGAAACGGTGCAATTGATCAATCGGGTTTTAGCACAACTGTCGCATAAAGAACGGTCTCTGTTGCGTCTTAAATATGAAGACGAGTTAAGTATCAACGAAATAGCTGAACTATACGAGCTTAATCCAAGCACGGTTAAGATGCGGCTCAAACGAAGTCGCGATAAAATACAACGGCTGTACGCGCAGTTGTACCATAGCTAA
- a CDS encoding acetoacetate--CoA ligase, with amino-acid sequence MPHPTLSPLYTPDRRTTSQSLMKRYMDWLFIKKGLYFRDYDDLWDWSVTDLEDFWESIWQFFDVQSHTPYHQVVFRPNRVDMIGTEWFTGATLNYAEHIFRHKPTQTRGERTPALLFASERHSLTTVSWESLEHQVVAVATHLRQQGVGVGDRVVAMLPNIPEAIVAFLATTSIGAVWSSCSPDFSAASVLDRFQELSPKALLVVDGYSHHGELIDNTDTISELCRRLPTLKTLIWIPYLDNTSKFTGRTATNVILWHEVLAIETPDEFVFEPVPFDHPLWILYTSGTTGKPKAITQSVGGCLLEHLKALGLHQDVRVGDRYFWHTNPGSMMWNFAIGSMLTGATLVLYDGVASYPTLNVLWQLAEEARINHFGNEAIYYMACQRADLTPINTSKLTYLRTISSTGSILPPEGFRWIYESVKPTIWLTALSETTDICSSFVGGNPLLPVYEGEIQCRWLGSKVEAVDEQAKPVRGKLGEMVVMEPMPSMPLYLWNDPANSRYRTSYFEEYPGNFWAGDYIQITERNGVLIHGHADATLERQGVRIGTSEIYNAVERFAEIADSLIVGLDQPGKGYFMPLFVVMKNGFPLTNELIKRIKLALQTQLSVHHVPDAVYSISEVPYTISGKKLETSVRKILSGMDILLATNKDTLRNPASLRQFAEFVK; translated from the coding sequence ATGCCCCACCCAACGCTATCGCCACTCTATACGCCCGACCGCCGTACAACTAGTCAGTCGCTCATGAAGCGGTATATGGACTGGCTTTTTATAAAAAAAGGATTGTATTTCCGCGATTATGACGACCTCTGGGATTGGTCGGTAACGGATCTGGAAGATTTTTGGGAAAGTATCTGGCAATTTTTCGATGTACAAAGCCACACCCCTTATCATCAGGTCGTTTTTAGGCCCAATCGGGTCGATATGATCGGTACCGAATGGTTTACTGGCGCTACGCTCAATTACGCCGAACACATTTTCAGGCATAAACCCACCCAAACCCGTGGCGAACGAACGCCTGCTCTGCTCTTTGCTTCCGAACGACATTCACTGACAACCGTATCCTGGGAGAGTCTGGAACATCAGGTAGTAGCCGTAGCAACCCATCTTCGGCAACAGGGCGTCGGCGTCGGCGATCGAGTCGTAGCCATGCTACCGAACATTCCCGAAGCAATCGTTGCGTTTCTGGCGACAACCAGTATCGGTGCGGTCTGGTCAAGTTGCTCGCCCGATTTTAGTGCGGCCAGTGTTCTAGACCGTTTCCAGGAACTGTCGCCCAAAGCGCTGCTTGTTGTCGATGGTTACAGTCATCATGGCGAGTTGATTGATAACACGGACACGATTAGCGAATTGTGCCGTCGTTTGCCAACGCTGAAAACCCTGATCTGGATACCTTATCTGGACAATACCAGTAAGTTTACTGGCAGAACTGCTACCAACGTTATCCTCTGGCATGAGGTTCTGGCCATCGAAACGCCCGATGAGTTCGTTTTTGAGCCGGTCCCATTTGATCATCCACTCTGGATCTTGTACACATCCGGCACTACGGGCAAACCGAAAGCGATTACACAGAGTGTAGGCGGTTGCCTGCTCGAGCACTTGAAAGCCCTGGGATTGCACCAGGACGTACGCGTGGGCGATCGTTATTTCTGGCACACCAATCCAGGCTCGATGATGTGGAATTTTGCTATAGGTTCTATGTTAACGGGGGCTACCCTTGTGCTTTACGATGGCGTGGCTAGTTATCCTACTCTGAACGTACTCTGGCAACTGGCCGAAGAGGCACGGATTAATCACTTTGGCAACGAAGCGATCTACTACATGGCTTGCCAGCGAGCTGACTTAACCCCCATCAATACAAGCAAACTCACCTACCTACGAACAATTAGCTCAACCGGATCGATTTTACCACCCGAAGGTTTTCGATGGATTTACGAATCGGTGAAGCCAACAATCTGGTTAACAGCGCTTAGTGAGACCACCGACATCTGTAGCAGTTTTGTAGGCGGTAATCCCCTTCTACCTGTGTATGAAGGTGAAATTCAGTGCCGTTGGCTGGGTAGTAAAGTCGAAGCAGTTGATGAGCAGGCCAAGCCCGTTCGGGGCAAGTTAGGCGAGATGGTTGTTATGGAACCGATGCCTTCCATGCCCCTTTACCTCTGGAACGATCCGGCAAACAGCCGATACCGAACGAGTTATTTTGAGGAATATCCCGGCAATTTTTGGGCTGGTGATTACATTCAAATTACCGAACGAAATGGTGTACTTATTCATGGCCACGCCGATGCCACCCTCGAACGCCAGGGTGTACGCATCGGAACGAGTGAGATTTATAATGCCGTCGAACGCTTTGCCGAAATTGCGGATAGTTTAATAGTAGGCCTTGATCAGCCAGGGAAGGGCTATTTCATGCCCTTGTTTGTTGTTATGAAGAATGGCTTTCCACTTACGAACGAGCTGATTAAGCGCATCAAACTGGCGCTTCAGACGCAACTCAGCGTGCATCATGTACCTGATGCCGTATACTCGATTTCGGAAGTACCTTACACAATTAGTGGTAAGAAACTCGAAACATCGGTACGCAAAATTCTATCAGGAATGGATATATTGCTGGCGACGAACAAAGACACGCTCCGAAATCCGGCCTCCTTACGCCAATTTGCGGAGTTTGTGAAGTAA
- a CDS encoding pseudouridine synthase, with product MNQDSDQNEPRRDGEPRSFSRRDDGRTRNGEGAGQPRFNRSRNDDSARPQDNKFERRGGRDERPTGSARFNKDSNDRRSRDERSSDSPRFSRDNDSRSGDSRSGGFRSNDRPTGDRRRENGSEGSRPARFDRNTNERPSFNRDSNSRDTNRSERGPRPDRDRNDRSDNRFSRDERPARTPRIDNDRPRPDRFSNGDGDDRKPRYSRDNDSDSRRNRDDRPTGSPRFERSNNDRLDRDRSARDNDRPTGSPRFNREGGPRDTDRKSRSSEGDSRRTRIDRSDKPSRFSRDGQSSKPTFKRVGGFSREADARNRFGNDDQRGGDRSTGDSRFSGQQRKDSGDRRTGNFTKAPNYNLELARENAASRKDRGNTEERRIDRKSGGGKVRRTQDQTDGSHSEGLRNDGPVQTRLNRYIANSGVCSRREADELIAKGEISVNGKVVTEMGYKVKEGDTVKFGNKVLNPERFVYVLLNKPKDYITTTEDPNERKTVMELVADAGSFRMYPVGRLDRNTTGLLLMTNDGELADKLTHPSYNVRKIYQVELDKPITDEHFEAIKKGFDLEDGPIKPDALSIVTPDAYVVGIEIHSGRNRIVRRIFENFGYEVTKLDRTTYAGLTKRELPRGKWRFLDPKEVVKLKYFNS from the coding sequence ATGAATCAGGATTCAGATCAGAACGAACCGCGCCGTGACGGTGAGCCACGTTCTTTTAGCCGTCGGGATGACGGTCGTACCCGCAACGGCGAAGGCGCCGGACAACCACGTTTTAACCGTAGCCGCAATGACGATTCGGCTCGACCACAGGATAACAAATTCGAACGCCGGGGAGGCCGCGACGAGCGCCCAACCGGATCAGCACGCTTCAATAAAGACTCAAACGATCGCCGGAGCCGCGATGAGCGCTCATCCGATTCGCCCCGTTTTAGCCGGGATAACGACTCCCGGAGTGGCGACTCCCGGAGCGGAGGCTTCCGTTCCAACGACCGCCCAACCGGCGACCGTCGACGGGAGAATGGTAGCGAAGGATCAAGACCCGCGCGTTTTGACCGGAATACAAACGAACGCCCTAGCTTCAATAGAGACAGTAATTCACGCGATACAAACCGTTCTGAAAGGGGGCCTCGCCCTGATCGGGATCGGAACGATCGAAGTGATAATCGATTCAGCCGGGATGAGCGCCCAGCCAGAACTCCCCGTATTGATAATGACCGTCCCCGGCCAGATCGGTTCAGCAATGGGGATGGAGACGATCGTAAACCGCGCTACAGCCGGGATAATGATAGCGATTCTCGCCGGAATCGGGATGATCGCCCAACCGGATCTCCTCGCTTTGAACGTTCGAACAATGATCGTCTTGATCGTGACCGTTCTGCTCGGGATAACGACCGTCCAACTGGCTCGCCCCGATTTAATCGGGAAGGTGGCCCACGGGATACTGATCGGAAAAGTCGGTCTTCTGAGGGTGATTCGCGCCGGACTCGCATTGACCGGTCTGATAAACCATCTCGCTTCTCGCGCGATGGACAGTCCTCTAAACCAACCTTCAAACGGGTAGGTGGTTTCAGTCGGGAAGCCGATGCACGAAACCGCTTTGGCAATGATGATCAGCGAGGTGGTGATCGGTCAACGGGCGATTCTCGTTTTTCTGGACAACAACGCAAAGATTCTGGCGATCGGCGGACGGGTAACTTTACCAAAGCCCCCAATTATAACCTAGAACTAGCTCGTGAAAATGCAGCGTCACGCAAAGACCGTGGTAACACGGAAGAGCGCCGTATCGACCGGAAGAGTGGAGGAGGAAAGGTAAGACGTACGCAAGACCAAACCGACGGATCACACAGCGAAGGATTGCGCAACGACGGTCCAGTGCAAACCCGTTTGAACCGCTACATTGCTAACTCTGGTGTTTGTTCGCGCCGGGAAGCCGATGAACTCATTGCAAAGGGCGAAATTTCGGTAAATGGTAAAGTCGTTACCGAAATGGGCTACAAAGTGAAAGAGGGCGATACGGTTAAATTTGGCAACAAAGTCCTGAATCCAGAGCGCTTCGTCTACGTTTTGCTGAATAAGCCAAAGGATTATATCACTACGACCGAAGACCCAAACGAGCGCAAAACGGTTATGGAACTCGTGGCCGATGCGGGCAGCTTCCGTATGTATCCAGTAGGTCGGTTAGACCGGAACACGACGGGACTATTGTTGATGACCAACGATGGCGAACTAGCCGATAAGCTAACGCACCCATCGTATAATGTTCGTAAAATCTATCAGGTTGAGCTGGATAAGCCAATCACCGATGAGCATTTTGAGGCTATCAAAAAAGGATTCGATCTGGAAGATGGCCCGATCAAGCCAGACGCACTCAGTATTGTAACACCGGATGCCTATGTGGTCGGCATTGAAATTCACTCAGGTCGTAACCGGATTGTACGTCGGATTTTTGAAAACTTCGGTTACGAAGTGACCAAACTTGATCGTACTACTTACGCTGGCCTGACCAAGAGAGAGTTACCCCGCGGCAAATGGCGCTTCCTCGATCCTAAAGAGGTGGTTAAGTTGAAGTACTTTAATTCGTAA
- a CDS encoding deoxyribose-phosphate aldolase: protein MNHLFPYIERTLLHPGVTINEQYEALDEVTQLGMAGLTVAPFWVKKFRRELGETHPAILSTVIGYPFGYQRTEAKQTEIEWALKDGASEIEVVLNTSALFSPASVWLKIELAKLVALVHAQEKFFTVILESSLLDSEQLQKMIKLSADAGADFIKNSTGFIAHSTIPLYNHTQALQFRTLVPASVGVKLVADGATERQLEALIAAGVERLSLSSLPA, encoded by the coding sequence ATGAACCACCTCTTCCCATACATCGAGCGGACGTTACTTCATCCTGGGGTGACGATTAACGAGCAGTACGAAGCGCTCGATGAAGTGACGCAACTAGGCATGGCTGGCCTGACGGTTGCGCCGTTTTGGGTGAAGAAATTCCGTCGTGAATTGGGAGAAACCCATCCGGCAATCCTTTCGACCGTTATCGGCTATCCATTTGGTTATCAGCGTACCGAAGCCAAGCAAACCGAAATCGAGTGGGCGCTAAAAGATGGAGCCAGCGAAATAGAAGTAGTCCTGAATACGTCGGCCTTGTTTTCTCCTGCTTCGGTCTGGCTCAAAATTGAACTAGCGAAACTCGTGGCGCTGGTTCATGCTCAGGAGAAGTTTTTTACGGTTATTCTGGAGTCCTCTTTGCTCGACTCTGAGCAGCTTCAGAAAATGATAAAATTATCGGCCGATGCCGGAGCGGATTTTATCAAAAATTCGACGGGCTTTATCGCCCATTCAACGATCCCACTTTATAATCACACTCAAGCGCTACAATTTCGCACGCTTGTCCCTGCATCTGTAGGTGTCAAATTAGTAGCCGATGGCGCTACGGAGCGACAGTTGGAAGCATTAATTGCTGCCGGGGTGGAGCGGCTTTCATTAAGTAGTCTTCCTGCATAA
- a CDS encoding energy transducer TonB: MKILLFLLCCTAAFAQQTVYQSFEVDSGGAAPRGGILFLNTFLQTNLRKPIAAQATGVGGRVILSAIVELDGSVSDVKIVNSLRPDCDREAMRVFRLFKAWQPGIKGGKAVRQQITTTVLFKPNPPFIYNNGARVSYYDNDKKALADSSDKARYKQEAPLDSNGLANGDIVVYKGKGGNWKEEYRIPFVRQVNESQGASDESTATIGYQSDGHRWDGEVIQLTKSGSIIYKYFYKNGVPTSEGVHYSSNGLVSEKREEFDGGFTATSWYDNGQIREIKVNNYLSPTDKSFMSSVKGFWTPTGQQLVKNGNGRVNHKQQVRSYSSLLPKTVVTEEGAYENGLQQGIWVGQYEDKSFYYEELFDKGVFQKGKSCLLGGDTIRYTVLEKVPEFKGGMQALGNFLAQNLHYPPEAQQSKIEGQVFLSFIIDADGRVIDIDLVKGLGHGTNEEAIRVLKATSGRWIPGHQRGQKINVKYNLPINFTLH, encoded by the coding sequence ATGAAAATTCTGCTCTTCCTTCTTTGCTGCACAGCTGCGTTTGCCCAACAAACGGTATATCAATCATTTGAAGTCGATAGTGGTGGTGCTGCCCCGCGCGGAGGTATTCTCTTTCTGAACACCTTTCTCCAGACAAACCTGCGCAAGCCAATCGCTGCTCAAGCAACAGGAGTAGGTGGCCGCGTTATTTTGAGTGCTATTGTTGAACTAGATGGTAGCGTTTCTGATGTAAAGATTGTTAATAGTCTGCGCCCCGATTGTGATCGGGAGGCAATGCGTGTGTTTAGACTTTTTAAGGCATGGCAACCCGGAATTAAAGGAGGCAAGGCTGTTCGCCAGCAGATTACTACCACCGTTCTGTTCAAACCTAATCCTCCCTTTATTTACAACAACGGAGCCCGGGTTAGCTATTATGACAATGATAAAAAAGCTCTTGCCGATAGTAGCGATAAGGCCCGCTACAAGCAGGAGGCTCCTTTAGATAGCAATGGCTTGGCTAATGGCGACATTGTGGTTTACAAAGGGAAAGGCGGGAACTGGAAAGAAGAGTATCGCATACCGTTTGTGCGTCAAGTTAATGAGTCCCAAGGAGCGTCTGACGAATCAACAGCTACGATTGGCTATCAGAGTGATGGCCATCGGTGGGATGGTGAGGTTATACAACTAACTAAGTCGGGGTCGATTATCTATAAGTATTTTTATAAGAATGGGGTGCCAACAAGTGAAGGTGTGCATTACAGTTCAAATGGATTAGTGTCTGAAAAAAGAGAAGAATTTGACGGAGGTTTTACCGCTACTTCCTGGTATGACAATGGCCAGATTCGGGAAATTAAGGTTAATAACTATTTAAGCCCTACAGACAAATCATTCATGAGTTCGGTTAAGGGCTTCTGGACTCCAACGGGCCAGCAGTTGGTAAAAAACGGGAACGGGCGAGTAAACCATAAACAGCAAGTAAGGTCGTATTCCAGTTTATTGCCTAAAACAGTAGTTACAGAGGAAGGAGCTTATGAAAATGGTCTTCAACAAGGTATCTGGGTAGGACAATACGAGGATAAGTCATTTTATTATGAAGAGTTATTCGACAAAGGAGTATTCCAAAAAGGGAAGTCATGTCTACTTGGAGGGGATACAATAAGGTACACAGTACTTGAAAAGGTACCAGAATTTAAGGGAGGCATGCAGGCATTAGGTAATTTCTTAGCGCAAAACCTCCATTATCCACCTGAAGCCCAACAATCTAAAATAGAGGGACAGGTGTTTCTTAGTTTCATAATCGATGCTGATGGGCGAGTTATAGATATCGATCTAGTAAAAGGTCTTGGTCATGGTACAAATGAAGAAGCTATACGAGTTCTAAAAGCTACAAGTGGTCGTTGGATACCAGGGCATCAACGTGGACAGAAGATCAATGTGAAATACAACCTGCCGATTAATTTTACCCTGCATTAA
- a CDS encoding TonB family protein — protein MKILLSLFLLFCCSIVSAQQDVYQSFEVDSAATPRGGVTTFNTFLQANLRKPIAAAAKGIGGIVVLNGIVEADGCITGVKLVESFRPDCDREAMRVLKLFNAWKPARKARKEVRQEVIIPVNFKENTPFIYENGTRISYFDVDYVALMDTTQAYYKQYLPIDSMGIPTGDIMLYKMKKGIWKKEAQSPLFRKVLADLPREKTYSIGYQNGIVGWEGDLFVVDNKGKLLRQSYFRKGQQVGAELFYHSNGLVSEMTETLNDKSTITTWYSNGQINQVKLVDPPQGDFSYAYPEQVIALWDSTGHQKIKDGNGYGIYQTRIQSAKDTTQYTLFIEQGVYKNGYKQGVWTGKYADSSYFYNEVYDKGVCKDGKARAEGEDSVNYTEIEEPAQFSGGIQSLDRFLKRNSKYPIGAVRIGVEGRVFVGFSVCTDGTLCNYELLKSVRPDLDQEALRVVKKTSGYWIPANLRGRKVQTKYKMPINFTLN, from the coding sequence ATGAAAATTCTTCTCTCTTTATTCTTACTTTTCTGCTGTTCAATAGTCAGTGCTCAACAGGATGTTTATCAATCGTTCGAAGTGGATAGTGCTGCTACTCCTCGTGGCGGAGTAACGACATTTAATACATTCCTTCAGGCCAATTTACGGAAGCCGATAGCGGCTGCTGCCAAGGGCATTGGTGGCATTGTGGTATTGAATGGCATTGTAGAAGCAGATGGATGTATTACAGGTGTAAAATTAGTAGAGTCATTTCGTCCTGATTGCGATCGTGAAGCTATGCGGGTGTTAAAGCTTTTCAATGCATGGAAGCCAGCTCGTAAGGCTAGAAAGGAAGTTCGGCAAGAAGTAATCATCCCTGTAAATTTTAAGGAAAATACTCCATTCATATATGAGAATGGTACACGAATCAGCTACTTTGACGTAGATTACGTGGCCCTTATGGACACTACTCAGGCATATTATAAACAATACTTGCCAATAGATTCAATGGGTATTCCTACAGGGGATATTATGCTATACAAAATGAAAAAAGGCATATGGAAGAAAGAAGCTCAATCACCGCTTTTTCGTAAAGTATTAGCTGATTTACCAAGAGAAAAGACCTATTCGATTGGTTATCAAAATGGCATTGTTGGATGGGAGGGAGACCTGTTTGTGGTTGATAACAAAGGTAAGCTTTTAAGGCAGTCGTATTTTCGAAAAGGTCAGCAGGTTGGTGCTGAATTATTCTATCACTCCAATGGCTTAGTTAGCGAGATGACTGAAACATTGAATGATAAATCGACCATTACTACTTGGTATTCTAATGGGCAAATCAATCAAGTTAAACTAGTTGATCCACCACAGGGAGACTTTTCATATGCGTACCCAGAGCAGGTAATCGCTTTATGGGATAGCACAGGTCATCAAAAGATTAAAGATGGAAATGGTTATGGCATTTACCAGACGCGCATTCAGTCTGCTAAAGACACAACTCAATATACGCTTTTCATCGAGCAGGGTGTCTATAAGAATGGCTATAAACAAGGCGTTTGGACAGGAAAATATGCTGATAGCTCCTATTTCTACAATGAAGTATACGATAAAGGAGTATGTAAAGATGGGAAAGCGCGTGCTGAGGGTGAGGATAGTGTAAACTATACTGAAATTGAAGAACCAGCTCAATTTTCAGGAGGTATACAATCATTAGATCGATTTTTAAAACGGAATTCAAAATATCCAATTGGGGCAGTACGGATTGGGGTAGAGGGCAGAGTATTTGTTGGCTTTTCAGTGTGTACAGATGGAACACTATGCAATTATGAGCTACTAAAAAGTGTACGACCTGATTTAGATCAGGAAGCATTACGGGTTGTTAAGAAAACGAGTGGATATTGGATTCCTGCTAATTTGCGTGGTCGGAAAGTCCAGACCAAGTACAAGATGCCAATCAATTTTACTTTGAATTAA
- the gcvT gene encoding glycine cleavage system aminomethyltransferase GcvT has protein sequence MSLKQVPLHHIHQQLGAKIVPFAGFEMPVRYSSDLDEHNTVRNAVGIFDVSHMGEFILKGEGALGLIQRVSANDASILYDGKVQYSYLPNGRGGIVDDLLVYRISDLEYMLVVNASNIEKDWNWISQYASDYDLSMVNVSDDTCLFAVQGPLAAKALQSLTNADLDSMEYYTFEKTDFAGCANVIVSATGYTGAGGFEIYVSNDQAEDVWNAIVKAGEPYGLKPIGLGARDTLRLEMGYNLYGNDITDETSPIEAGLGWVTKFTHDFIDADVLKEQKTQGVPRKLVGFELLDRGVPRGHYELTDADGNQIGEVTSGTQSPTLGKGVGLGYVQTAFSKPGSEIFVKVRDRLLKAQVVKLPFVKK, from the coding sequence ATGTCGCTCAAGCAAGTCCCTCTTCATCATATTCATCAGCAACTAGGCGCTAAGATTGTGCCGTTTGCGGGCTTCGAGATGCCCGTTCGCTATTCATCTGACCTCGACGAACACAACACGGTTCGTAATGCCGTGGGCATTTTCGATGTCTCGCACATGGGTGAGTTCATCCTAAAAGGCGAAGGCGCCCTGGGCCTAATTCAGCGTGTGTCGGCCAACGATGCCAGCATCCTGTATGACGGTAAAGTGCAATACAGCTACCTGCCGAACGGTCGGGGTGGTATTGTCGATGATCTTCTGGTATATCGGATCAGCGATCTCGAATATATGCTCGTGGTCAATGCATCGAACATCGAAAAAGACTGGAACTGGATTAGCCAATACGCATCGGACTATGATCTGAGCATGGTCAATGTCTCTGACGATACATGCCTGTTTGCGGTACAAGGGCCACTCGCTGCCAAAGCCCTACAATCACTTACCAATGCCGATCTTGATTCGATGGAGTATTATACGTTTGAGAAAACCGATTTTGCCGGTTGTGCCAACGTAATTGTCTCAGCAACGGGCTATACGGGTGCGGGTGGTTTTGAAATATACGTTTCGAATGATCAGGCTGAGGATGTCTGGAATGCCATTGTGAAAGCGGGTGAACCTTACGGTCTCAAGCCTATCGGTCTGGGTGCCCGTGATACGCTCCGACTCGAAATGGGTTATAATCTCTACGGAAACGACATCACCGACGAAACATCGCCTATTGAAGCGGGACTTGGCTGGGTCACAAAGTTTACCCACGATTTCATTGACGCCGATGTCCTGAAAGAGCAGAAGACACAGGGTGTGCCGCGTAAATTAGTTGGCTTCGAATTACTGGATCGGGGTGTGCCACGTGGCCATTACGAATTGACGGATGCCGATGGAAATCAAATCGGTGAAGTGACCTCTGGTACGCAGTCGCCAACCTTAGGTAAAGGTGTTGGTTTGGGGTATGTTCAAACCGCATTCAGCAAACCAGGCTCCGAAATCTTTGTGAAGGTTCGTGATCGGCTGCTCAAAGCCCAGGTTGTTAAACTCCCTTTCGTTAAAAAATAA
- a CDS encoding 2-phosphosulfolactate phosphatase, with the protein MKQIDVCFTPDLLHLHTFENTIVVVADVFRATSCMVTAFAYGVNSITPVATIDECRQLQERGYLAAAERNAKKVDGFELDNSPFTYMDERIRGANVAMTTTNGTLAITKSRSAVKVLVGSFLNLDALVRYLKTEGYDVMVLCAGWKGRVNLEDTLFAGALVDRLKDSYAMAEDSAIMAWRLYAQGKDNLINYMSNASHIRRLQRLGIQKDIAYCLQHDLYDVIPVLRGSSLVNMEVK; encoded by the coding sequence ATGAAACAAATTGACGTTTGCTTTACCCCGGATTTATTGCATCTCCACACATTTGAGAATACGATAGTCGTTGTAGCCGATGTATTCCGGGCCACCTCGTGCATGGTTACAGCCTTTGCCTATGGTGTGAATAGTATCACGCCCGTTGCCACAATTGATGAGTGCCGACAATTGCAAGAGCGCGGTTATCTGGCTGCTGCTGAGCGAAATGCCAAAAAAGTTGACGGCTTTGAGTTAGATAACTCGCCATTCACCTACATGGATGAGCGAATTCGGGGGGCAAACGTAGCCATGACAACCACAAACGGTACATTGGCTATTACCAAGTCGAGATCGGCGGTAAAAGTACTGGTTGGGTCGTTCCTGAATCTGGACGCGTTGGTACGGTACTTAAAAACCGAAGGCTACGATGTTATGGTACTTTGCGCGGGCTGGAAAGGGCGCGTGAATCTGGAAGATACGCTTTTTGCAGGCGCTTTGGTGGATCGCCTGAAAGATAGCTATGCCATGGCAGAAGACAGCGCTATTATGGCGTGGCGACTATATGCGCAAGGAAAAGACAATCTGATCAATTACATGTCAAACGCGTCGCACATCCGACGGCTTCAACGGCTCGGTATTCAGAAAGACATTGCCTACTGCCTGCAACACGACCTCTACGACGTAATACCCGTATTGCGTGGTAGTTCGTTAGTCAATATGGAGGTAAAATAG